A genomic window from Archocentrus centrarchus isolate MPI-CPG fArcCen1 chromosome 2, fArcCen1, whole genome shotgun sequence includes:
- the LOC115797842 gene encoding uncharacterized protein LOC115797842, which produces MCRSIVHAWVFDFCFNNQRIVMEGAERRSVSDLLREAANRLDELERASAGSTPQAQGPTITPRINTMSTTPGMSNVAGRHLVDVEVSRLFTSRSSRRHQRRSNATVSLATYTHIFCCLGRKDSTVVPRRPEKECLQRAGLGERRICFRGDFHSCEELTDCLYQNFPKLRTAGGYELLKSSGNTRSRQLSVIQCPNEGYSVQYLKEPSTMIHHFTSALYSAISAWSRKKLRDLLTHILDH; this is translated from the exons gtgcagatcgattgtgcatgcctggGTCTTTGACTTCTGTTTTAACAACCAACGTATTGTAATGGAGGGAGCGGAAAGACGGTCTGTGTCGGACTTGTTAAGGGAAGCTGCAAATAGATTGGATGAGTTGGAACGCG CATCTGCCGGTTCAACTCCACAAGCACAAGGCCCCACCATAACGCCAAGGATCAACACaa TGTCAACAACACCTGGAATGTCAAATGTTGCAGGACGACATCTTGTTGATG TTGAGGTGTCAAGACTGTTTACAAGCAGATCAAGTAGAAGGCATCAAAGACGCAGCAATGCAACTGTCAGCCTcgccacatatacacacattttttgttGCCTTGGGCGAAAAGATTCAACAGTTGTTCCGAGGCGACCAGAGAAGGAATGTCTCCAAAGGGCAGGACTAGGTGAGCGGCGCATATGTTTCCGAG gTGACTTTCACAGCTGTGAGGAATTAACAGATTGTCTTTATCAAAACTTTCCAAAGTTGAGGACTGCAGGGGGCTATGAGTTGCTCAAAAGCTCTGGTAACACAAGGAGCCGCCAGCTCTCTGTTATACAGTGCCCAAATGAAGGGTACAGTGTGCAATATCTGAAGGAACCAAGCACTATGATTCACCACTTTACATCCGCCCTCTACAGTGCCATCTCAGCTTGGAGCAG GAAGAAACTGAGGGACCTTCTAACACATATTTTGGACCACTGA